In the Parasteatoda tepidariorum isolate YZ-2023 chromosome 3, CAS_Ptep_4.0, whole genome shotgun sequence genome, one interval contains:
- the LOC107450753 gene encoding membrane-associated guanylate kinase, WW and PDZ domain-containing protein 1 isoform X5: protein MLEVFRRFLFCGGVFRHFEHSPERKPLYQVEYKDVEDSDDIDFNEPVNLEVDSGLGKDLRQHLNTRFPKNSPDCELQNTVRDNLYLRTVPCTTRSPRDGEINGVDYTFLTVEEFMQLERSGNLLESGIYEGNHYGTPKPLEECPAPVPKPSSYTVNNSNNVIPGIHPSSEGKRRRNRSSVEAMTAKTNEEQSDSGYSHSGKNSIDSSHVSQGMITDDHKSQKKFSTSEDDDLGPLPENWEKAYTEDGEPYFIDHNTGTSQWLDPRPKNKKPVGECDEDELPYGWEKIDDPHYGTYYIDHINKKTQYENPVIQARKNSTTSLHEDDSIKSSQRNSWRTEKSDRTVDQNSNGVQLGVNSLPKHGEGHNNSLQRNASSLKEEQRPGKDGAPYAGLRGSGYKLPYVFTSNPADLEPFMIRTSLVKSARGFGFTIVGGDDGDVRDFLQIKAIVPHGPAWQDGKLKMGDVLVYINEQCVLGFSHQDAVSLFQSIPPGEIVHLGVAQGFKLPFDPEDPNTEIVTTNAVSSCNHGNGPNGFCGCMNGGSESAESTTRSAKSMPDLTAFQSQRQRNFEHPSELSTGSNDHSISSHDVNHQVPNKADFLSVEIVKGKNGFGFTIADSVYGQKVKKILDRDRCQYLLEGDILIEINHKNIRGLPHSEVVQILKECPCDKSAHITIQRGLLPRVTKMKSADDIGIRRSVSNNSSHSYPYRSTEGYQPAPSTMYRSKTPTADLYSSREKEPVHINRPKTPLVDTRNWPKSQSMSSEPLERLNGNHIPRGNGIMNQQQECVRLNPDPMRHSVGDHGSDNAVNRPSAFLNNWKNDHGPALRTAYSAALDKTTVNPSWYTTLGKLRDTYWADNHNKELNKSTDFSTVNHSSDMLDGGGQYGYLHPKLPPPVPPHTRSNFNDSYEDSVFSHSPGNHSWPAKPHNENGPHREYGLEWNPDGYHQDITNDSYRRSNSVRSNGPYSQPPVHAGSYGPSDTHHEPIYRSVSSGHSPNSSQYDSLSRRKRGTSFEHENPSVVSLSKGDNLYASSSMYSQPGSVLKPPMLSRVPEYIDMTVTLHRQESGFGFRIVGGTEEGSQSSYSKVAIGHIVPGGAADLDGRLRTGDEIVSVDNQLVLNTSHHRVVQLIGNTTNGKVTMGVRRRVSSVDSAYHSRSMESIYPYDVTVTRQENEGFGFVIISSVGRAGATIGRIIEGSPADRCGQLHVGDRILAVNNVSILNMHHGETVNLIKDSGYSITLTIGPPQDDTSSTTSTSQRGEDVDDQYHAIELHRGTRGFGFSIRGGKEFQNMPLFVLRIAENGPAHQDGKLMVGDQIIEINGKNTKNMTHAEAIELIRQGNNSVRLLVRRGGRLHSQEEESTVPQVPMNRFIPHHPPQMTPNGLVGGSVADTISQDYYAWGYEQN, encoded by the exons GAAATCATTACGGCACACCCAAACCCTTAGAAGAATGTCCAGCCCCTGTTCCCAAACCGAGCAGTTACACAgttaacaacagcaacaacgTCATACCTGGGATACATCCTTCCTCCGAGGGAAAAAGAAGGCGGAATCGATCCAGCGTTGAAGCAATGACTGCAAAAACCAATGAAGAACAGTCCGATTCTGGCTACTCACATTCTGGAAAAAACAGTATTGA TTCTTCACATGTTTCACAAGGAATGATTACTGATGATCACAAATCTCAAAAGAAGTTTTCTACCTCTGAAGATGATGATTTAGGCCCATTACCAGAAAACTGGGAAAAAGCTTACACAGAAGACGGGGAACCTTACTTTATTGA tcataACACTGGAACATCTCAATGGCTAGATCCTAgaccgaaaaacaaaaaacctGTTGGTGAATGTGACGAAGATG AACTTCCTTATGGTTGGGAAAAAATTGATGATCCTCATTATGGCACATATTACATTGA TCACATCAATAAGAAGACACAATATGAAAATCCTGTAATTCAAGCAAGGAAGAACTCCACCACct CTCTTCATGAAGatgattcaataaaaagttCTCAGCGCAATAGCTGGAGAACTGAGAAATCTGATCGCACAGTTGATCAAAATTCAAATGGAGTTCAGTTAGGAGTCAATTCATTGCCAAAGCATGGAGAGGGTCATAACAACAGTCTTCAGAGAAATGCATCCAGCCTCAAAGAAGAACAGCGCCCTGGAAAGGACGGAGCTCCCTATGCCGGAC tgCGTGGTTCTGGTTACAAACTGCCTTACGTCTTCACCTCCAATCCTGCTGATCTGGAACCTTTCATGATCAGAACTAGTCTTGTGAAAAGTGCCAGGGGATTTGGCTTCACAATAGTGGGTGGAGACGACGGGGACGTTCGTGACTTCTTGCAAATCAAAGCGATTGTTCCTCATGGACCAGCATGGCAAGATGGAAAACTGAAGATGG gTGATGTTCTTGTATATATTAATGAACAATGTGTTCTGGGCTTTAGTCACCAAGATGCTGTTTCATTGTTCCAGTCCATCCCTCCTGGCGAGATCGTTCATTTGGGTGTTGCTCAAGGTTTCAAATTGCCTTTTGATCCCGAAGATCCTAACACTGAAATAGTCACTACCAATGCAGTATCCAGTTGTAACCATGGCAATGGGCCAAACGGTTTTTGTGGCTGCATGAACGGGGGCAGTGAGTCTGCAGAATCGACGACACGTTCGGCGAAATCTATGCCCGACCTCACTGCGTTTCAGTCTCAGAGGCAAAGAAACTTTGAACATCCATCCGAACTTAGTACAGGCAGTAATGACCACTCTATTAGCTCACATGATGTTAATCATCAAGTACCCAATAAAGCTGATTTCTTGTCAGTGGAGATTGTAAAAGGGAAAAATGGTTTTGGATTCACCATTGCTGATAGTGTTTATGGTCAAAAG gttAAGAAAATCCTGGATAGAGATCGATGCCAGTATCTGCTTGAAGGTGACATCTTAATTGAAATCAATCACAAAAATATCCGTGGGCTTCCTCACAGTGAAGTAGTGCAGATCCTTAAGGAATGTCCCTGCGACAAATCAGCACATATCACTATACAAAGGGGCTTATTACCTCGTGTTACAAAG ATGAAATCAGCAGATGACATTGGTATTCGTAGAAGTGTTAGTAATAATTCTTCTCATTCCTATCCGTACCGATCAACAG AAGGTTATCAACCAGCACCGTCTACCATGTACCGCAGCAAGACACCGACTGCTGATCTCTACAGTTCACGAGAGAAAGAACCAGTTCACATAAACAGACCAAAGACTCCGCTCGTCGATACGAGGAATTGGCCAAAATCGCAGTCCATGTCCTCCGAACCTTTAGAGAGACTCAATGGTAATCACATACCTCGAGGAAACGGCATCATGAATCAACAACAAGAGTGTGTTCGCTTAAACCCTGATCCGATGAGGCATTCGGTGGGTGATCACGGATCAGACAATGCTGTTAACCGCCCATCTGCATTCCTCAATAATTGGAAAAATGACCATGGTCCTGCCTTAAGAACTGCTTATAGTGCTGCTTTGGACAAAACTACTGTTAATCCATCGTGGTACACTACATTAGGTAAATTGAGGGATACTTATTGGGCAGATAACCATAACAAAGAACTCAACAAATCTACTGATTTTAGTACTGTTAATCACTCGTCCGACATGCTGGATGGGGGTGGGCAATATGGTTATTTACATCCAAAACTGCCTCCTCCAGTACCACCACACACGCGATCAAACTTTAATGATTCATACGAAGATAGTGTTTTCTCTCATAGTCCTGGTAACCATTCTTGGCCCGCTAAACCTCATAACGAAAATGGACCTCATCGAGAATACGGGCTGGAGTGGAATCCTGATGGTTATCATCAGGACATCACGAATGACTCTTACAGACGATCCAACTCAGTGCGAAGCAATGGCCCATACAGTCAGCCACCTGTGCATGCAGGATCCTATGGGCCTAGTGATACACACCATGAACCCATCTACAGATCTGTATCTTCAGGTCATTCTCCTAATAGTTCTCAGTACGATAGTCTGTCCCGAAGGAAGCGAGGCACGTCCTTCGAGCACGAAAACCCGTCGGTCGTGTCTCTAAGCAAGGGAGACAATTTGTACGCGTCAAGCTCAATGTATTCACAACCTGGATCAGTATTAAAACCACCGATGCTCAGCCGTGTTCCAGAATATATAGACATGACGGTGACTCTCCATCGTCAAGAAAGTGGATTTGGTTTTAGGATAGTCGGTGGAACTGAAGAAGGCTCACAA AGTTCTTACTCCAAGGTTGCTATTGGCCATATAGTTCCTGGTGGAGCTGCAGACTTAGATGGGAGACTTAGAACTGGTGATGAGATAGTATCTGTAGATAATCAACTTGTACTGAATACCTCTCATCATCGTGTCGTACAATTGATTGGAAACACGACCAATGGAAAAGTTACCATGGGTGTGCGTCGGAGAGTGTCATCTGTTG ATTCTGCCTATCATTCAAGATCGATGGAAAGCATATATCCATATGATGTCACTGTTACACGCCAGGAAAATGAGGGCTTTGGTTTTGTGATTATATCATCTGTAGGAAGAGCTGGTGCTACAATTG GCCGCATCATTGAAGGCAGTCCTGCTGACCGATGTGGGCAGCTGCATGTGGGAGACCGAATCCTAGCTGTAAACAATGTGAGCATACTAAATATGCACCATGGTGAAACAGTGAATCTTATTAAGGACTCTGGCTACTCCATCACCCTCACCATTGGACCCCCACAGGATGACACCTCCAGCACCACATCTACTTCTCAAAGGGGAGAGGATGTGGACGATCAGTACCACGCCATAGAACTGCACAGGGGAACACGGGGGTTTGGTTTCAGCATAAGAGGTGGAAAGGAGTTTCAGAACATGCCATTGTTTGTGCTGCGTATAGCTGAAAACGGCCCTGCTCACCAAGATGGGAAGCTAATg GTGGGAGATcagataattgaaataaatggaaaGAACACAAAGAATATGACTCATGCCGAAGCAATTGAACTAATCCGGCAAGGTAATAATTCTGTAAGATTGCTGGTTAGAAGAGGAGGCAGGCTACATTCACAAGAAG aagaatCTACTGTACCACAAGTGCCGATGAACAGATTCATTCCTCATCACCCCCCTCAAATGACACCTAATGGCCTTGTTGGAGGATCTGTTGCTGACACTATATCTCAAGACTACTATGCATGGGGATATGAACAAAACTAA
- the LOC107450753 gene encoding membrane-associated guanylate kinase, WW and PDZ domain-containing protein 1 isoform X11 has protein sequence MQLERSGNLLESGIYEGNHYGTPKPLEECPAPVPKPSSYTVNNSNNVIPGIHPSSEGKRRRNRSSVEAMTAKTNEEQSDSGYSHSGKNSIDSSHVSQGMITDDHKSQKKFSTSEDDDLGPLPENWEKAYTEDGEPYFIDHNTGTSQWLDPRPKNKKPVGECDEDELPYGWEKIDDPHYGTYYIDHINKKTQYENPVIQARKNSTTSLHEDDSIKSSQRNSWRTEKSDRTVDQNSNGVQLGVNSLPKHGEGHNNSLQRNASSLKEEQRPGKDGAPYAGLRGSGYKLPYVFTSNPADLEPFMIRTSLVKSARGFGFTIVGGDDGDVRDFLQIKAIVPHGPAWQDGKLKMGDVLVYINEQCVLGFSHQDAVSLFQSIPPGEIVHLGVAQGFKLPFDPEDPNTEIVTTNAVSSCNHGNGPNGFCGCMNGGSESAESTTRSAKSMPDLTAFQSQRQRNFEHPSELSTGSNDHSISSHDVNHQVPNKADFLSVEIVKGKNGFGFTIADSVYGQKVKKILDRDRCQYLLEGDILIEINHKNIRGLPHSEVVQILKECPCDKSAHITIQRGLLPRVTKMKSADDIGIRRSVSNNSSHSYPYRSTEGYQPAPSTMYRSKTPTADLYSSREKEPVHINRPKTPLVDTRNWPKSQSMSSEPLERLNGNHIPRGNGIMNQQQECVRLNPDPMRHSVGDHGSDNAVNRPSAFLNNWKNDHGPALRTAYSAALDKTTVNPSWYTTLGKLRDTYWADNHNKELNKSTDFSTVNHSSDMLDGGGQYGYLHPKLPPPVPPHTRSNFNDSYEDSVFSHSPGNHSWPAKPHNENGPHREYGLEWNPDGYHQDITNDSYRRSNSVRSNGPYSQPPVHAGSYGPSDTHHEPIYRSVSSGHSPNSSQYDSLSRRKRGTSFEHENPSVVSLSKGDNLYASSSMYSQPGSVLKPPMLSRVPEYIDMTVTLHRQESGFGFRIVGGTEEGSQVAIGHIVPGGAADLDGRLRTGDEIVSVDNQLVLNTSHHRVVQLIGNTTNGKVTMGVRRRVSSVDSAYHSRSMESIYPYDVTVTRQENEGFGFVIISSVGRAGATIGRIIEGSPADRCGQLHVGDRILAVNNVSILNMHHGETVNLIKDSGYSITLTIGPPQDDTSSTTSTSQRGEDVDDQYHAIELHRGTRGFGFSIRGGKEFQNMPLFVLRIAENGPAHQDGKLMVGDQIIEINGKNTKNMTHAEAIELIRQGNNSVRLLVRRGGRLHSQEEESTVPQVPMNRFIPHHPPQMTPNGLVGGSVADTISQDYYAWGYEQN, from the exons GAAATCATTACGGCACACCCAAACCCTTAGAAGAATGTCCAGCCCCTGTTCCCAAACCGAGCAGTTACACAgttaacaacagcaacaacgTCATACCTGGGATACATCCTTCCTCCGAGGGAAAAAGAAGGCGGAATCGATCCAGCGTTGAAGCAATGACTGCAAAAACCAATGAAGAACAGTCCGATTCTGGCTACTCACATTCTGGAAAAAACAGTATTGA TTCTTCACATGTTTCACAAGGAATGATTACTGATGATCACAAATCTCAAAAGAAGTTTTCTACCTCTGAAGATGATGATTTAGGCCCATTACCAGAAAACTGGGAAAAAGCTTACACAGAAGACGGGGAACCTTACTTTATTGA tcataACACTGGAACATCTCAATGGCTAGATCCTAgaccgaaaaacaaaaaacctGTTGGTGAATGTGACGAAGATG AACTTCCTTATGGTTGGGAAAAAATTGATGATCCTCATTATGGCACATATTACATTGA TCACATCAATAAGAAGACACAATATGAAAATCCTGTAATTCAAGCAAGGAAGAACTCCACCACct CTCTTCATGAAGatgattcaataaaaagttCTCAGCGCAATAGCTGGAGAACTGAGAAATCTGATCGCACAGTTGATCAAAATTCAAATGGAGTTCAGTTAGGAGTCAATTCATTGCCAAAGCATGGAGAGGGTCATAACAACAGTCTTCAGAGAAATGCATCCAGCCTCAAAGAAGAACAGCGCCCTGGAAAGGACGGAGCTCCCTATGCCGGAC tgCGTGGTTCTGGTTACAAACTGCCTTACGTCTTCACCTCCAATCCTGCTGATCTGGAACCTTTCATGATCAGAACTAGTCTTGTGAAAAGTGCCAGGGGATTTGGCTTCACAATAGTGGGTGGAGACGACGGGGACGTTCGTGACTTCTTGCAAATCAAAGCGATTGTTCCTCATGGACCAGCATGGCAAGATGGAAAACTGAAGATGG gTGATGTTCTTGTATATATTAATGAACAATGTGTTCTGGGCTTTAGTCACCAAGATGCTGTTTCATTGTTCCAGTCCATCCCTCCTGGCGAGATCGTTCATTTGGGTGTTGCTCAAGGTTTCAAATTGCCTTTTGATCCCGAAGATCCTAACACTGAAATAGTCACTACCAATGCAGTATCCAGTTGTAACCATGGCAATGGGCCAAACGGTTTTTGTGGCTGCATGAACGGGGGCAGTGAGTCTGCAGAATCGACGACACGTTCGGCGAAATCTATGCCCGACCTCACTGCGTTTCAGTCTCAGAGGCAAAGAAACTTTGAACATCCATCCGAACTTAGTACAGGCAGTAATGACCACTCTATTAGCTCACATGATGTTAATCATCAAGTACCCAATAAAGCTGATTTCTTGTCAGTGGAGATTGTAAAAGGGAAAAATGGTTTTGGATTCACCATTGCTGATAGTGTTTATGGTCAAAAG gttAAGAAAATCCTGGATAGAGATCGATGCCAGTATCTGCTTGAAGGTGACATCTTAATTGAAATCAATCACAAAAATATCCGTGGGCTTCCTCACAGTGAAGTAGTGCAGATCCTTAAGGAATGTCCCTGCGACAAATCAGCACATATCACTATACAAAGGGGCTTATTACCTCGTGTTACAAAG ATGAAATCAGCAGATGACATTGGTATTCGTAGAAGTGTTAGTAATAATTCTTCTCATTCCTATCCGTACCGATCAACAG AAGGTTATCAACCAGCACCGTCTACCATGTACCGCAGCAAGACACCGACTGCTGATCTCTACAGTTCACGAGAGAAAGAACCAGTTCACATAAACAGACCAAAGACTCCGCTCGTCGATACGAGGAATTGGCCAAAATCGCAGTCCATGTCCTCCGAACCTTTAGAGAGACTCAATGGTAATCACATACCTCGAGGAAACGGCATCATGAATCAACAACAAGAGTGTGTTCGCTTAAACCCTGATCCGATGAGGCATTCGGTGGGTGATCACGGATCAGACAATGCTGTTAACCGCCCATCTGCATTCCTCAATAATTGGAAAAATGACCATGGTCCTGCCTTAAGAACTGCTTATAGTGCTGCTTTGGACAAAACTACTGTTAATCCATCGTGGTACACTACATTAGGTAAATTGAGGGATACTTATTGGGCAGATAACCATAACAAAGAACTCAACAAATCTACTGATTTTAGTACTGTTAATCACTCGTCCGACATGCTGGATGGGGGTGGGCAATATGGTTATTTACATCCAAAACTGCCTCCTCCAGTACCACCACACACGCGATCAAACTTTAATGATTCATACGAAGATAGTGTTTTCTCTCATAGTCCTGGTAACCATTCTTGGCCCGCTAAACCTCATAACGAAAATGGACCTCATCGAGAATACGGGCTGGAGTGGAATCCTGATGGTTATCATCAGGACATCACGAATGACTCTTACAGACGATCCAACTCAGTGCGAAGCAATGGCCCATACAGTCAGCCACCTGTGCATGCAGGATCCTATGGGCCTAGTGATACACACCATGAACCCATCTACAGATCTGTATCTTCAGGTCATTCTCCTAATAGTTCTCAGTACGATAGTCTGTCCCGAAGGAAGCGAGGCACGTCCTTCGAGCACGAAAACCCGTCGGTCGTGTCTCTAAGCAAGGGAGACAATTTGTACGCGTCAAGCTCAATGTATTCACAACCTGGATCAGTATTAAAACCACCGATGCTCAGCCGTGTTCCAGAATATATAGACATGACGGTGACTCTCCATCGTCAAGAAAGTGGATTTGGTTTTAGGATAGTCGGTGGAACTGAAGAAGGCTCACAA GTTGCTATTGGCCATATAGTTCCTGGTGGAGCTGCAGACTTAGATGGGAGACTTAGAACTGGTGATGAGATAGTATCTGTAGATAATCAACTTGTACTGAATACCTCTCATCATCGTGTCGTACAATTGATTGGAAACACGACCAATGGAAAAGTTACCATGGGTGTGCGTCGGAGAGTGTCATCTGTTG ATTCTGCCTATCATTCAAGATCGATGGAAAGCATATATCCATATGATGTCACTGTTACACGCCAGGAAAATGAGGGCTTTGGTTTTGTGATTATATCATCTGTAGGAAGAGCTGGTGCTACAATTG GCCGCATCATTGAAGGCAGTCCTGCTGACCGATGTGGGCAGCTGCATGTGGGAGACCGAATCCTAGCTGTAAACAATGTGAGCATACTAAATATGCACCATGGTGAAACAGTGAATCTTATTAAGGACTCTGGCTACTCCATCACCCTCACCATTGGACCCCCACAGGATGACACCTCCAGCACCACATCTACTTCTCAAAGGGGAGAGGATGTGGACGATCAGTACCACGCCATAGAACTGCACAGGGGAACACGGGGGTTTGGTTTCAGCATAAGAGGTGGAAAGGAGTTTCAGAACATGCCATTGTTTGTGCTGCGTATAGCTGAAAACGGCCCTGCTCACCAAGATGGGAAGCTAATg GTGGGAGATcagataattgaaataaatggaaaGAACACAAAGAATATGACTCATGCCGAAGCAATTGAACTAATCCGGCAAGGTAATAATTCTGTAAGATTGCTGGTTAGAAGAGGAGGCAGGCTACATTCACAAGAAG aagaatCTACTGTACCACAAGTGCCGATGAACAGATTCATTCCTCATCACCCCCCTCAAATGACACCTAATGGCCTTGTTGGAGGATCTGTTGCTGACACTATATCTCAAGACTACTATGCATGGGGATATGAACAAAACTAA